A single window of Nicotiana tomentosiformis chromosome 1, ASM39032v3, whole genome shotgun sequence DNA harbors:
- the LOC104100425 gene encoding putative disease resistance RPP13-like protein 1 codes for MEIGLAVGGAFLSSALNVLFDRLAPQGELLKMFQRQKHDFQLLKKLRLTLLGLQAVLSDAENKQTSNRYVNQWLNELQDAVDSAENLMEEINYEVLRVKVESQHQNHAETSNQQVSDLNLCLSDEYFLSIKEKLEGTTTTLEELEKQIGRLGLKDYLVSGKQETRVPSTSLVDESEIFGRQNEIEELLGRLLSVDTNGKSLRVIPIVGMPGLGKTTLAKVVYNDEKVKNYFDLKAWFCVSEPYDDFRITKGLLQEIGSFDSKDDNNLNRLQVKLKESLKGKKFLIVLDDVWNDNYNAWDDLKNIFVQGDAGSTIIVTTRKESVAKTMGNEQISMDTLSSDVSWSLFKRHAFDNMDPKEHPELEEVGKQIAAKCKGLPLALKTLAGLLKSKSKIEKWRSILRSEIWELQDKSILPALMLSYNDLPVHLKQCFSYCAIFPKDYPFRKKQVIQLWIANGLVQGLQKNETIEDLGNLCFLELQSRSLFERVPNSSKINAEEFLMHDLVNDLAQIVSSKLCIRLEDNKGSDMLGRFRHLSYSMGYDGDFEKLKPLDKLDQLRTLLPINSIELYGPILSKRVLHNIFPRLTSLRALSLSRYAIVELPNVLFTELKLLRFLDLSWTNIKQLPDSICVLYNLETLLLSSCEFLEELPQQMEKLINLSHLDISDTPRLKTLLHPSKLKSIRVLLGAKFLLGDRSGWRLEDLGELHNLYGSLSILELQNVADRRESLKANMRGKEHIEKLSLEWSVSIADSSQNERDILCEMHPNPNVKELKITGYRGTNFPKWLGDYSFSELMELSLSNCKDCYSLPALGQLPSLKFLTIRGMHRITEVTDEFYGSSSSKKPFNSLERLLFIEMLEWKQWHVLGNGEFPTLQDLSIYNCPKLIGKLPENLCSLTSLKISNCPELNLETPIQLSSLKKFEVEGSPKVGVLFDHAELFLSQLQEMKQIVELDIYNCQSLTSLPFSRMPNTLKEIKLNYCGKLKLESSVGDVISGGSNMFLEKLELEGCDSINEISPELVPQARSLKVRSCHSLTRLLIPNGAEDLIIYGCENLEILSVAQTTSTLDISNCEKLKSLPEHMKELLPSLKKLCLDKCPEIESFPEGGLPSNLQVLQISDCKKLVNGRKEWGLQRLPCLTVLNIIHDGSDEEISAGENWELPCSIRTLWIKNLKTLSSHVLKSLTSLEYLSTSNLPQIQSLLEEGLPSSLSELILYGHDELHSLRTESALPSSLSKLDILNCPKLQSLPVKGMPSSISVLSIFDCPLLEPLLEFEKGDYWPNIAHIPTIRVDWEYL; via the coding sequence ATGGAGATTGGCTTAGCAGTTGGAGGTGCATTTCTATCTTCAGCTTTAAATGTTCTCTTTGATAGGCTTGCTCCTCAGGGTGAGCTGCTCAAGATGTTTCAGAGGCAAAAGCATGATTTTCAACTCTTAAAGAAGCTGAGGCTGACTTTGCTTGGTCTTCAAGCTGTGCTAAGTGATGCAGAGAATAAGCAGACATCAAATCGATACGTCAACCAGTGGCTTAATGAACTTCAGGATGCTGTGGACAGTGCTGAAAACTTAATGGAGGAAATCAATTATGAAGTTCTGAGAGTTAAGGTGGAAAGTCAGCATCAAAATCATGCAGAAACAAGCAACCAGCAAGTAAGTGACCTCAACTTGTGCTTGAGTGATGAATATTTTCTTAGCATAAAGGAGAAGTTGGAAGGCACCACTACAACATTGGAGGAGTTGGAAAAGCAAATTGGTAGACTTGGCCTAAAGGACTATCTTGTTTCTGGTAAACAAGAAACTAGAGTGCCTTCAACATCTTTGGTTGATGAATCTGAAATCTTTGGCAGgcaaaatgaaatagaggaatTGTTGGGCCGTTTATTATCTGTTGATACAAATGGTAAAAGTTTGAGAGTAATTCCTATTGTAGGAATGCCTGGGCTTGGCAAGACAACACTTGCTAAAGTTGTTTATAATGATGAGAAGGTTAAAAACTATTTCGATTTGAAAGCTTGGTTTTGTGTGTCTGAACCATATGATGATTTCAGAATAACAAAAGGTTTACTTCAAGAAATTGGCTCATTTGACTCAAAGGACGATAACAATCTTAATCGGCTACAGGTCAAATTGAAGGAAAGCTTAAAGGGCAAAAAATTTCTTATTGTTCTGGATGATGTTTGGAATGACAACTATAATGCATGGGAtgacttgaaaaatatttttgttcaAGGAGATGCAGGAAGTACAATCATTGTGACGACACGTAAGGAAAGTGTTGCCAAGACGATGGGTAATGAGCAAATTAGCATGGATACTTTGTCTAGTGATGTCTCTTGGTCTTTATTCAAAAGACATGCATTTGACAACATGGATCCTAAGGAACATCCAGAACTTGAAGAGGTAGGAAAACAAATCGCAGCTAAGTGCAAAGGTTTGCCCTTAGCACTAAAGACACTTGCTGGTTTGTTAAAGTCCAAATCAAAGATAGAAAAGTGGAGAAGCATTTTGAGGAGTGAAATATGGGAGCTGCAAGACAAAAGCATATTACCAGCGTTGATGTTGAGCTACAATGATCTTCCCGTGCATTTGAAGCAATGCTTTTCCTACTGTGCAATATTTCCGAAAGATTATCCATTTCGGAAAAAACAAGTCATTCAGTTGTGGATTGCTAATGGTCTAGTACAAGGGTTGCAAAAAAATGAAACAATTGAAGATTTAGGCAACCTATGCTTTCTCGAGTTGCAATCAAGATCACTTTTCGAAAGGGTCCCAAATTCTTCTAAAATTAATGCAGAGGAATTCTTAATGCATGACCTTGTGAATGATTTGGCCCAAATTGTATCTTCAAAACTTTGTATCAGGTTGGAAGATAACAAAGGATCTGATATGTTGGGAAGATTTCGACACTTATCATATTCAATGGGATATGATGGTGACTTTGAGAAATTGAAACCTCTCGACAAATTGGACCAGCTGAGGACATTGCTTCCAATCAACAGTATCGAGCTCTATGGTCCAATTCTAAGTAAGAGGGTGTTGCATAATATATTCCCAAGACTAACATCCTTAAGGGCACTATCATTGTCTCGTTATGCGATTGTGGAGTTGCCGAATGTCTTGTTTACTGAATTAAAGCTCCTAAGATTTTTGGACCTTTCTTGGACAAACATAAAGCAGTTACCAGATTCCATTTGTGTACTCTATAACTTAGAGACACTTCTCTTATCATCTTGTGAATTCCTCGAGGAGTTACCGCAGCAGATGGAAAAGTTGATAAACTTGAGTCACCTTGATATTAGCGACACTCCTCGCTTGAAGACGCTGCTACATCCGAGCAAGTTGAAAAGCATCCGTGTGTTATTGGGAGCTAAATTTCTTCTAGGTGATCGCAGTGGTTGGAGATTGGAAGATTTGGGTGAACTACATAACTTATATGGATCTCTATCTATTCTAGAGTTGCAAAATGTGGCCGACAGAAGGGAATCTTTGAAGGCAAACATGAGAGGAAAGGAACATATTGAAAAGTTATCATTGGAGTGGAGTGTAAGTATTGCGGACAGTTCACAAAATGAAAGAGACATACTCTGTGAGATGCATCCAAATCCAAACGTTAAAGAACTCAAGATCACCGGATATAGAGGCACAAATTTTCCAAAATGGCTAGGTGATTATTCATTTTCTGAGCTGATGGAATTGTCTCTAAGCAACTGCAAGGACTGTTATTCCTTGCCAGCATTAGGCCAACTTCCTTCTCTGAAATTCCTTACCATTAGAGGGATGCATCGAATAACAGAGGTGACTGACGAATTCTATGGTAGTTCGTCCTCCAAAAAGCCTTTTAACTCTCTTGAGCGACTTCTGTTTATAGAGATGCTGGAGTGGAAGCAGTGGCACGTACTAGGGAATGGAGAGTTTCCTACACTTCAGGATCTTTCAATTTATAATTGCCCCAAGTTGATTGGAAAGTTGCCTGAAAATCTTTGTTCTCTGACAAGTTTGAAAATTTCAAATTGTCCGGAACTCAATCTGGAGACACCTATCCAACTTTCAAGTCTAAAAAAGTTTGAAGTTGAAGGTTCTCCTAAGGTTGGAGTTCTTTTTGATCATGCTGAACTGTTtttgtctcaacttcaggagaTGAAACAGATAGTTGAATTAGATATTTACAATTGTCAGTCTCTTACCTCCTTGCCTTTTAGCCGTATGCCAAATACCTTGAAGGAAATAAAGTTAAATTATTGTGGGAAATTGAAATTGGAGTCATCAGTTGGTGATGTGATTTCTGGAGGAAGTAACATGTTTCTGGAGAAATTGGAACTGGAAGGATGTGATTCTATAAATGAGATATCACCTGAGTTGGTCCCACAAGCACGCTCTTTGAAAGTAAGAAGTTGCCACAGCCTTACAAGGCTTTTGATTCCCAACGGGGCTGAAGATCTCATAATTTATGGATGTGAGAATCTTGAAATACTTTCGGTGGCTCAAACGACGTCAACTTTGGATATTAGCAACTGCGAGAAGCTGAAGTCGCTGCCAGAACATATGAAGGAACTCCTTCCATCTCTTAAGAAACTATGTTTGGATAAATGTCCAGAAATAGAGTCCTTTCCTGAAGGAGGATTGCCCTCCAATTTACAAGTCCTTCAGATCAGCGATTGCAAGAAACTGGTGAATGGGCGAAAGGAGTGGGGTTTACAGAGACTCCCCTGTCTCACAGTGTTAAACATCATCCATGATGGTAGTGACGAAGAGATTTCTGCGGGTGAAAATTGGGAGTTGCCTTGCTCTATTCGAACTCTTTGGATAAAAAATCTGAAAACATTAAGCAGCCATGTTCTCAAAAGTCTCACCTCTCTTGAATATCTATCTACTTCTAATTTACCTCAAATTCAGTCACTGTTGGAAGAAGGGCTTCCCTCATCTCTTTCTGAGCTTATATTATATGGCCATGATGAGCTCCATTCACTACGGACCGAATCAGCGCTGCCCTCCTCCCTCTCTAAGCTGGATATCTTAAATTGCCCTAAACTCCAATCTCTTCCGGTAAAAGGGATGCCCTCTTCCATCTCTGTATTATCTATTTTCGACTGCCCATTGCTCGAACCACTCCTAGAATTTGAGAAGGGGGATTACTGGCCAAATATTGCTCATATTCCCACCATAAGAGTCGATTGGGAATACCTGTGA
- the LOC104100426 gene encoding germin-like protein 9-3, protein MASCLTKIVVVFVVAILTSSWMAQAGDPYILTDFIVPKDQTGETMDGNFFTFTGMHGSFGSIITNFKVTKAYKAKFPALLAVLQFSGTGVNPPHTHPRAAELLFMVQRNLQVGLRDSTNKVYTRTLQFGDLFLFPKGLVHYQYNCDWNKSAIAVSATGSANAGTV, encoded by the coding sequence ATGGCCTCGTGCCTCACTAAAATTGTAGTCGTCTTTGTTGTTGCTATTCTTACTAGTTCTTGGATGGCTCAAGCAGGCGATCCATATATCTTGACCGACTTCATTGTTCCTAAAGATCAGACTGGAGAGACAATGGATGGGAATTTCTTCACCTTCACTGGCATGCACGGAAGTTTTGGCAGCATTATCACAAACTTCAAAGTGACAAAAGCTTACAAGGCAAAATTTCCAGCTTTACTTGCTGTCCTTCAGTTCTCTGGCACGGGTGTCAACCCGCCCCACACCCACCCTCGTGCAGCCGAGCTCTTATTCATGGTGCAAAGGAATCTTCAGGTTGGTTTGAGGGACAGTACTAACAAGGTCTACACTCGGACTTTACAATTCGGAGACTTGTTTCTGTTTCCAAAAGGACTAGTACATTATCAATACAATTGTGATTGGAATAAATCAGCTATAGCTGTTTCTGCAACTGGTAGCGCAAATGCTGGAACTGTTTAA